The nucleotide window ACCCGAAGCCGGTGTACGACGACGCCTTCGGCGCCGGGTGGATGCTGAAGATCAAGCTGTCCCCGGGCGCGACGCTCGACCACCTGCTGAGCGCCGAGCAGTACGACCAGCAGCTCGCGACCGAAGGCCACTAACCGTTCGGGCCGCAGGTCGTGAGGTCGCAAAGTCAGTTCAGACGGGGCGGCTTTGCGACCGGGCGACGTGTGACTCCCGTTATGACTACCGGTCGCAGGAGAACTTCGTGTCTTACGTGCTGAACACCCCGGACGATCAGAAGGCGATGCTGGCCGCGATCGGGGTTTCGTCGGTCGAGGAGCTGTTCGCCAACATCCCGCCGGAGCTGCGCCTCCCGCGCGAGCTGAACGTCCCGGCCGCGATGTCGGAGATGGAACTCCAGGCGCACCTGTCGCGGGTCCTCGCCAAGAACAAGGCCGCGGGCGATCTGGTGTGCTTCCTCGGCGGCGGCGCGTACGACCACTTCATCCCGTCCGTTGTCGATGTGGTCGCGGGGCGGAGCGAGTTCTACACCGCGTACACGCCGTACCAGGCCGAAGCCAGCCAGGGCACCCTCCAGGCGGTCTTCGAGTACCAGTCGCTGATGTGCGAACTCACCGGCCTCGGGCTCGCCAACGCGAGCCTCTACGAGGGCGGGTCGAGCGTCGTGGAAGCGGCGTTGATGGCGCTCGGGATCACCAAGCGCACGGAGATCCTGATCGCGGACAGCGTCCACCCCGAGTACCGGCAGACGCTGGCGACCTACGCCGCCACGCTCAACTGCACCGTCCGCACGATCGCGTGCCCGGACGGGGTGCTGAACCCCGCCGACGTGCTGGCCGCGGTGAGCGACAAGACCGCGTGCGTGATCGCTCAGTCGCCGAACTTCTTCGGGCACATCGAAGACATGAAGGCGATCGGCGCCGCCGCGCACAAGACGGGCGCGCTGTTCGTCGCGAGCTTCGATCCGGTTTCGCAGGGGCTGCTGAAGAAGCCGGCGGAGTACGGCGCCGACATCGCGGTGGCCGAAGGACAGGGGCTGGGCGTGCCGCTCCAGTACGGCGGGCCGTACCTGGGCATCCTCGCGTGCCACGACGAGATGGCGTACCGGCGGAAGATCCCCGGGCGCATCGTCGGCGAGACCACCGACCGCAACGGGAAGCGCTCCTGGGTGCTGACGCTCCAGCCGCGCGAGCAGCACATCGCGCGTGAGAAGGCGACGAGCAACATTTGCAGCAACCAGGGGCTCCTGGCGCTGCGGGCGGCGGTGTACCTGAGCGCCGTCGGCCCGCAGGGGCTCAAGGAGACCGCCGAGCTGTGCGTGCGGAAGGCGCACTACGCCGCGGAGCAACTGACGAAGGTCCCGGGCGTGTCGCTCCGCTTCCAGGCGCCGTTCGTGAAAGAGTTCACGCTGAAGGTGCCGGGCGACCCGGCGGCCGTGCTGGCGAAGCTCCGCGCCGCCGGCTACCACGCTGGGCTGCCGCTGGGCCGGTGGTATCCTGGGTTGGCCGACTGCGTCTCCGTGGCAGTGACCGAGAAGCGGACGAAGGCCGAAATCGACGGACTCGCGGAGGCGCTGAAGGCGAGCATTTAGGAGGCCCCGTAATGCCGTCGCCGTTCCCCGGAATGGACCCGTGGCTGGAGCGCCCAATGGTGTTCCCGGACGTTCATCACGGGCTCATTACCTATTTGAAGGCGGCAATCTTCGCGGCGCTCCCGCCCGGCTACACCGTTTCCACTTCCAACCGCGTGTGGGTGGATATCGAGCCGGATGTCATCGTTGTTGGTCCCGATCCGGCGCCGGGTGACGGGGCGCACCTGGCGGCCACGATGTCAGCCGCCGGGCTACTTGCGATCAAAGCAGATGAGGTGCTCTCGGACCCGATTGAGGAGCCGTACCTGGCGATCGTCTCCGGCGAGGGCGACCGGTTGGTGACGGCGGTCGAGGTGCTGAGCTTGGCGAACAAGCGGGCCGAGGACCGCGGGCGGACCTCGTACCGGCACAAGCAGAACGAGTATCGGCTTTCGAACGTGAACGTGGTGGAGATCGACCTGTTGCGCGGCGGCCCGCACACGACGGCGGTTCCGCTCCCCCGGTTGCGAGCGGTAGCCCCCAACTGCGATTACCACATCAGCGTGATGGTGGCTGGCTCGCCAAGGCACTACTTCGTCGCGCCGATCACGTTGGCCGATCGGTTGCCACATGTACCGATTCCGCTCGACTCCGGGGTGGAACCGGTCACCATCGATTTGCAAGCGGTGTTTGACCGGTGTTACGACGAGGGCGGGTTCGCGCGCCGCGTGAAGTACGCCAAACAGCAACCGGAGCCGTCGTTGACGCGCGAGCAGCAGGCGTGGGCGGAAGACCTCCTCCGCACGAAGGGGCTGCTGCCGTGAACGAGGACGAGGGCGAGGCGTTTATTCGCGCGATCGTAGGAGTCGCCATTGAGTGAGTCGTGCGGTAGGGGCGGGGCCGTTCTGAGCGTGTGAGTAAAGTCGTGAGGAGATAGGCCAATGCCATCGCCGTTTCCGGGAATGGACCCGTGGCTTGAAGGCGAGGAGGTGTTCCCAGACCTCCACCACACGTTGATCACGTACCTTCGCGACGTCGTGAACGCGGCGCTGCCTCCAGGTTACGTTGCGACGACAGCTAACCGCGTGTGGGTAGACGACGAGCTGCGCCGCGAGCCGGACGTGGCCCTGTTCGGCCGGGACCGCGGTTCGAACGGCGGTGATGGAATCGCGGTCGCCCTGGAGGGACTGGTTGCGATCGGCCAGCGCCTCTCCCCGGAGCCGATCGAGGAGCCTTACCTGGAAATCGTGTCCGCAAAGGGCCGGCGGCTCGTCACCGCGGTCGAGGTGATCAGCCTGACGAACAAAAAAGCCGGTGAGCAGGGGCGGAAGACATACCAGGACAAGCAGCACGAATACGCACTCTCAGGCGTGCATCTGGTAGAAATCGACCTGCTCCGTCGCGGCCCGCACGTGACCGCGACGCCGCTCCGGGAACTGCACAAGCGACTCGGAACCTTCGACTACCACGTGAGCGTGGTGGTCGGCGGGGTGGTGCCGTCGCACTTCGCGGTGGGCGTCAAGCTGGCGGACCGGTTGCCGGCGTTCGAGATCCCGCTGGACCGCGACGTGCCACCGGTCCGGGTGGACCTCCAACCGCTCCTCGACCGCTGTTACGACAGCGGTAAGTATGCGGTGCTGGCGAACTATCGCGAGCCGTGCGATCCGCCGCTAGCGCCCGAGCAGCAGGCGTGGGCGGAAGACGTCATCCGCGCGCGGGGACTGCTGCCGTGAGCGAGGACGAGGCGTTTATCCGGGCGATCGTGGACAGCCCTGGGGATGACACCCCGCGGCTGGTGTACGCCGACTGGCTCGACGACCGCGCCGACCCGCGGGGGCCGTACCTCCGCGCCGAGCGCGAGGCCGTTGAGACGGGCGACATCGCGCGGCTGCGCGAACTCGCGGCGGGGCTCGATCCGGTGTGGATAGCTCGCGTGAGTATGCCGCCGGTCGGGGTGTGCGTTGAGCACGTTGAACTGGAAAGGCGCGGGCCAACCGTGTCTCGTGCCGACATTGCTGCCATAGAGAGCACAATCAGCGCCAGTTTTCCACCGGATTACGTTGCGTTCTTACTGAACTACAACGGCGGCGAAGTACCTGCTTTTCCGCGCGTTCAGACTGCCGAAGGTGAAATCACCCGCGTATTCGAGTCCGGTTGGGTATTTGCTTCTTGCGGGCAGGTAAAGCGGTACCAGTTACGCCCGGATGGTTTTGATTTGCTCAGTGGGCAAGGCGCCGGACATCTGCTGCCACTCATTGAACCCGTTGAAAGCTGGCTTACACGCCACGTCGTCATCGGTCGCGGTCCGGATGTAATTGACTGGATGTTCCTTGGCGTTGATGGCGCGGATCGCGGGAAGCTTCACTTTCTCGACACGAGCACCGAGATCGAAGCTGGCGTTCGGCATGCGATGAATAAGCCGCCAAGGGCAACGAGCCTCGCGGAGTTTCTTGCGTCGCTTTCTGATCCCGGTTGGTTAGGTTTGGTTCCAGGAAATGAACTCCCGCCAGCGGAAATACGCGGCGGCAATGAGATTCCGTTCTGAGTGAGCTATGAACAACACGCAATCGACCGAAGTGATTTTCGAGCTCTCGAAGCCCGGGCGCCGGTGCCACCGGCTGCCCGCGTGCGACGTGCCGGCGTCGAAGCCGCTCGCGGAGCTGATCCCGCAAGATCACCTCGCCAGCAGCCCGCCGCCGCTGCCCGAAGTGGGCGAGATCGACCTGATCCGCCACTACACGAACCTGTCGGCTCGCAACATGAGCATCGACACCAACTTCTACCCGCTCGGGTCGTGTACCATGAAGTACAACCCGAAGCGGCACGAGCGGCTCGCCGCGCTCCCGCAGTACGCGAACCTGCACCCGCTCCAGCACGACGACACCACTCAGGGGATGCTCGAGATCCTCTTCGAGATGCAGCAGTTCCTGGCGGAGATCAGCGGGCTGCCGGCGGTGTCGCTGCAACCCGCCGCCGGGGCGCACGGCGAACTCGCGGCGCTGTTCGTCGCGGCGGCGTACTTCAAAGATAAGGGCGAGACGCACCGCAAGAAGGTGCTCGTCCCCGACTCCGCGCACGGCACCAACCCCGCCAGCGCCGCGCTCGCCGGGTTCGACACCGTCACCGTGAAGAGCGGGCCGAACGGGCTCGTCGACCTCAACGACCTGAAGGCGAAACTCGGCGACGACACCGCCGTGTTCATGATCACCAACCCGAACACGCTCGGGCTGTTCGAGACGCAGATCAAGACGATCACCGACCTGCTGCACAGCAAGGGCGCGCTGGTCTACCTCGACGGCGCCAACATGAACGCCATCATGGGCATGACCCGCCCAGGCGACTTCGGCGCGGACATGCAGCACTACAACGTCCACAAGACGTTCACCGGCCCGCACGGCGGCGGTGGCCCCGGGTCCGGGCCTATTGCTGTGAGGGACTTCCTCGCCCCGTACCTTCCGGCCCCGGTGGTGGTGAAGGACGGCGACCGGTTCAAGCTGAACTTCGACATGCCCAAGAGCATCGGGCGCGTGCGGAGCTTCTTCGGCAACGTCGGCATCCTGTTCCGCGGGTACTGTTACATCCGCACGCTCGGGCCGGACGGGTTGAAGCAGGCCAGCCAGCAGGCGGTGCTCAACGCAAACTACCTGCGCAAGCGGATCAGCGAGGGGTTCGAGATCCCGCACGCTGGCCCGTGCATGCACGAGTTCGTCGCCAGCGGCCGGAACCTGCTCCGCGAGAAGAAGATCCGGGCCATCGACCTGTGCAAGCGGCTCCTCGACTTCGGGTACCACGCGCCC belongs to Gemmata obscuriglobus and includes:
- a CDS encoding TIGR02996 domain-containing protein, translating into MSEDEAFIRAIVDSPGDDTPRLVYADWLDDRADPRGPYLRAEREAVETGDIARLRELAAGLDPVWIARVSMPPVGVCVEHVELERRGPTVSRADIAAIESTISASFPPDYVAFLLNYNGGEVPAFPRVQTAEGEITRVFESGWVFASCGQVKRYQLRPDGFDLLSGQGAGHLLPLIEPVESWLTRHVVIGRGPDVIDWMFLGVDGADRGKLHFLDTSTEIEAGVRHAMNKPPRATSLAEFLASLSDPGWLGLVPGNELPPAEIRGGNEIPF
- the gcvPA gene encoding aminomethyl-transferring glycine dehydrogenase subunit GcvPA gives rise to the protein MSYVLNTPDDQKAMLAAIGVSSVEELFANIPPELRLPRELNVPAAMSEMELQAHLSRVLAKNKAAGDLVCFLGGGAYDHFIPSVVDVVAGRSEFYTAYTPYQAEASQGTLQAVFEYQSLMCELTGLGLANASLYEGGSSVVEAALMALGITKRTEILIADSVHPEYRQTLATYAATLNCTVRTIACPDGVLNPADVLAAVSDKTACVIAQSPNFFGHIEDMKAIGAAAHKTGALFVASFDPVSQGLLKKPAEYGADIAVAEGQGLGVPLQYGGPYLGILACHDEMAYRRKIPGRIVGETTDRNGKRSWVLTLQPREQHIAREKATSNICSNQGLLALRAAVYLSAVGPQGLKETAELCVRKAHYAAEQLTKVPGVSLRFQAPFVKEFTLKVPGDPAAVLAKLRAAGYHAGLPLGRWYPGLADCVSVAVTEKRTKAEIDGLAEALKASI
- a CDS encoding DUF4058 family protein is translated as MPSPFPGMDPWLERPMVFPDVHHGLITYLKAAIFAALPPGYTVSTSNRVWVDIEPDVIVVGPDPAPGDGAHLAATMSAAGLLAIKADEVLSDPIEEPYLAIVSGEGDRLVTAVEVLSLANKRAEDRGRTSYRHKQNEYRLSNVNVVEIDLLRGGPHTTAVPLPRLRAVAPNCDYHISVMVAGSPRHYFVAPITLADRLPHVPIPLDSGVEPVTIDLQAVFDRCYDEGGFARRVKYAKQQPEPSLTREQQAWAEDLLRTKGLLP
- the gcvPB gene encoding aminomethyl-transferring glycine dehydrogenase subunit GcvPB, which codes for MNNTQSTEVIFELSKPGRRCHRLPACDVPASKPLAELIPQDHLASSPPPLPEVGEIDLIRHYTNLSARNMSIDTNFYPLGSCTMKYNPKRHERLAALPQYANLHPLQHDDTTQGMLEILFEMQQFLAEISGLPAVSLQPAAGAHGELAALFVAAAYFKDKGETHRKKVLVPDSAHGTNPASAALAGFDTVTVKSGPNGLVDLNDLKAKLGDDTAVFMITNPNTLGLFETQIKTITDLLHSKGALVYLDGANMNAIMGMTRPGDFGADMQHYNVHKTFTGPHGGGGPGSGPIAVRDFLAPYLPAPVVVKDGDRFKLNFDMPKSIGRVRSFFGNVGILFRGYCYIRTLGPDGLKQASQQAVLNANYLRKRISEGFEIPHAGPCMHEFVASGRNLLREKKIRAIDLCKRLLDFGYHAPTVYFPMVVAEALMMEPTETESKETLDAFADALLKIKDEDPETLKTAPHTHIVSRPDEVKAAKEPRLRWRAAPAVTVPSSAVPAAERVVTTGSPVGSP
- a CDS encoding DUF4058 family protein; amino-acid sequence: MPSPFPGMDPWLEGEEVFPDLHHTLITYLRDVVNAALPPGYVATTANRVWVDDELRREPDVALFGRDRGSNGGDGIAVALEGLVAIGQRLSPEPIEEPYLEIVSAKGRRLVTAVEVISLTNKKAGEQGRKTYQDKQHEYALSGVHLVEIDLLRRGPHVTATPLRELHKRLGTFDYHVSVVVGGVVPSHFAVGVKLADRLPAFEIPLDRDVPPVRVDLQPLLDRCYDSGKYAVLANYREPCDPPLAPEQQAWAEDVIRARGLLP